Proteins from a single region of Corynebacterium pseudogenitalium:
- a CDS encoding DUF5319 domain-containing protein, with amino-acid sequence MANWPCYSPHNRLIGVNYDDMMPLDPFANDPNDPASFIEDDEQPEPLSSEERQAIIHDLAHVRDAQRILRPRGILGIFFMCEDCEQTHYYDWDIMEQNMISTLNNALPPVHEPSANPDVNAYVTWDYALGYMDGIESAGR; translated from the coding sequence ATGGCTAATTGGCCTTGCTACTCCCCACACAATAGGCTGATCGGTGTGAATTACGACGACATGATGCCACTCGACCCGTTCGCAAACGACCCGAACGACCCGGCATCGTTCATCGAGGACGACGAACAGCCGGAGCCCTTAAGCAGCGAGGAGCGGCAGGCGATCATTCACGACCTCGCCCACGTCCGCGACGCACAACGTATCCTGCGCCCCCGCGGCATCCTCGGGATCTTCTTCATGTGTGAAGACTGCGAGCAGACGCACTACTACGACTGGGACATCATGGAGCAAAACATGATCTCCACGCTCAACAACGCGCTGCCGCCCGTCCACGAACCAAGCGCTAACCCGGACGTCAACGCCTATGTCACGTGGGATTACGCGCTGGGGTACATGGACGGCATCGAGTCCGCCGG